The genome window GGACGCGGCCCTGGGCCAGGGCGTAGGTCATGCCGGCGATGGCGAGCCGGCCGGTGCTGACGCGGTCGGCGAGCAGCGGGGACTGCTCGAGGAGTCGGGCGGCGGTGGAGATGACGTGCTGCTCGCCAATGGCGTCACGGTCGGTGATGTTGTGGGCGTGCGCGGCGCGGATCTCGGGCACGATCCGCTCGGCGATGACCCGCAGGTGCCCGGTCGGGGTCCGGCCGTGGTCGTGCGCGTCGAGTGCGGCGCTGATCGCGCCGCACCGGTCGTGACCCAGGACCACGATCAGGGGGGTGTGCAGGGCGGCGACTGCGAACTCGACGCTGGCCAGCCCCTCGGCGCCGAGCAGGTGACCCGCGGTGCGCACCACGAACAGATCCCCCAGGCCGCAGTCGAACACGATCTCGGCGGCCACGCGGGAGTCCGAGCAGCCCACGACGACCGCGAACGGGTTCTGCCCGTCCGCGGTTCGCGCACGATGCATCGCGTCCTGGTTGGGATGGCGAGGCGCGCTCAGGGCGAATCGCCGGTTCCCCGCGAGCAACGCCTCCAGCGCCGCGACCGGGCTCCCCGGCGGATCGTCGTTGACCATGTGTCCTCCTCGAAGAGGTCCGAGGGTGCGATGAGCCCCATCCCAATGTACGCGTTCGAGTACGCGAAAGAGGATGCTTGTATGGTGCGGATCGGTGGTCGGCGGCGGATGCGCGGGCGGATGGTCGTCGCCGTGCGATCGGGTCTACTGGAGGAGGACGTGCGTGAGTGGGACCGAGAAGCTCGCCCAGCACAACGATGATCAGCACGACCCGGATCGCGCCAACCAGGACCGCAGCAGCGAGCTGGTGCCGCGGTGG of Pseudonocardia broussonetiae contains these proteins:
- a CDS encoding carbonic anhydrase, coding for MHRARTADGQNPFAVVVGCSDSRVAAEIVFDCGLGDLFVVRTAGHLLGAEGLASVEFAVAALHTPLIVVLGHDRCGAISAALDAHDHGRTPTGHLRVIAERIVPEIRAAHAHNITDRDAIGEQHVISTAARLLEQSPLLADRVSTGRLAIAGMTYALAQGRVRIVASHDQSKHTPQRS